A portion of the Hoylesella buccalis ATCC 35310 genome contains these proteins:
- a CDS encoding SusC/RagA family TonB-linked outer membrane protein — protein sequence MLRALSCFLFLLCSIEASAQTTVRGVVTDANGEYLIGVQVQEKGAKQGVSTDANGKFNIAVSNRNAVLTFRYVGYKNHSVALNGKTNVNVMLEEDAKALDEVVVVGYGSQKKQHVTGSVAQLNADEILKAPSGNVSGMLVGRMPGLVAQQKSGQPGADGSNLLIRGVSTLGTAAPMVIVDDVQRSFNNLDPNEIESITILKDASSAAVYGMQAAGGVILVKTKRGSMQRPRITYSGKLLYSQNTNYPKFLNGPDFIKWFNKALEMDGKEPLFTEEVYNKVLNGDPEGKYANTDWFSELMKNGATTTHHNISVNGGNETAKYFVSLGYFDQGGIVDKFSFKRYNLRSNLDISLGMGFKLGLDLGARQERRNSGYFSVTNQSWNNPINLAQRMMPIVPTTYKGMPTAANISSNAKFNPIAFNNQTGYNNSVMNALTTTATLSWDVPFVKGLNLKLKASYDKDYTTSKSWAEIVELNSYDPFTEKYSVIICDHGMNKDDVAQLRNSSAQASRLTLQPSISYHRTFDKHDISGLLLYEQSSYETESFGAGVQGFDLTSLHELSLGKDIMGKEKKKAINGGSYIFNRAGFVGRINYAYDGKYLLELAARYDGSVRFPKENRWGFFPAASFGWRISEESFFEPLKGFVENLKIRGSAGVLGNDRIGDFQYLNLMVPNPPTLYVGDREYISIYSKGNVNRNITWEKTRTYNIGFDLLLNKGIFGMEFDYFYKLTNDILISSGGIYPPSLGGNFPSIINGGKVSNRGFELVLTHQNNIDQFHYNLRGNVSWSRNKVLRMNESPNVPDYQRRTGRKMGEKMGFITEGLYQNEEDIINSPTLSHLGKSQIRPGDIQYRDLNHDGKIDRLQDYTFIGNSNLPELFYGLSIGASWKGFDFSMLFQGAAITDVFLSGVYGNGSVDATIFTRPFHGLGNSPYFLIENSWTPENRNAEFTRLSTNAAEMGNCNGWASDWWIRDGSYLRLKNIQLGYTLKNSFIHRIGLDNIRLTLTGGNLFTWSKLTKYNIDPETPEITNGYYPQQRTYEFGINFTF from the coding sequence ATGTTACGTGCACTGAGTTGCTTCTTATTTCTGCTCTGTAGTATAGAAGCATCGGCCCAAACAACGGTCAGAGGTGTGGTAACCGACGCTAACGGCGAGTACCTCATCGGGGTCCAAGTACAGGAGAAAGGAGCGAAACAAGGTGTAAGTACAGATGCAAACGGAAAATTCAACATCGCCGTGTCCAATCGAAATGCCGTATTGACATTTCGCTATGTGGGATACAAAAACCATTCGGTAGCTCTTAATGGCAAAACGAATGTTAACGTGATGCTTGAAGAGGACGCAAAAGCATTGGACGAAGTGGTTGTTGTGGGCTATGGCTCCCAGAAGAAACAGCATGTGACAGGATCTGTTGCGCAATTGAATGCGGACGAGATCCTAAAGGCACCATCAGGCAATGTGTCAGGTATGCTTGTTGGCCGAATGCCAGGATTGGTTGCCCAACAGAAGTCAGGACAGCCTGGTGCCGATGGATCCAACTTGCTGATTCGTGGCGTAAGCACACTGGGCACTGCAGCACCAATGGTCATTGTAGACGATGTTCAGCGAAGCTTTAACAATCTTGACCCCAACGAAATTGAAAGTATTACCATCCTGAAAGATGCATCTTCAGCGGCTGTCTACGGTATGCAAGCAGCTGGTGGCGTAATTCTCGTGAAAACTAAACGTGGTTCCATGCAACGCCCTCGAATTACATATTCAGGGAAATTGCTATACAGCCAGAACACCAATTACCCTAAATTCCTGAATGGTCCAGACTTTATCAAATGGTTTAACAAAGCACTTGAGATGGATGGCAAAGAACCTTTGTTCACGGAAGAGGTGTACAACAAGGTTTTGAATGGAGATCCGGAAGGCAAATATGCCAATACCGATTGGTTCTCTGAATTGATGAAGAACGGTGCCACCACTACCCATCACAACATATCCGTGAATGGTGGCAACGAGACAGCCAAGTATTTTGTTTCACTGGGCTACTTCGACCAAGGCGGTATCGTGGATAAGTTTTCCTTCAAGAGATATAACCTACGCTCTAATTTGGACATCTCATTAGGCATGGGATTCAAGTTAGGATTAGATTTAGGAGCTCGCCAAGAGCGGCGCAACTCAGGATACTTCTCTGTAACGAACCAGTCCTGGAACAACCCCATCAACTTGGCTCAACGTATGATGCCTATCGTTCCTACGACCTACAAAGGCATGCCTACCGCAGCGAACATTAGCTCAAACGCCAAATTCAATCCTATCGCTTTCAATAACCAAACAGGATACAACAATTCTGTCATGAACGCTCTTACGACGACGGCGACATTATCGTGGGACGTACCTTTTGTTAAAGGCTTGAATTTGAAGTTGAAAGCTTCTTACGACAAAGATTACACGACGTCTAAGTCGTGGGCTGAAATTGTTGAGTTGAACAGTTATGATCCATTCACAGAGAAATACAGTGTCATCATCTGTGATCACGGAATGAACAAAGACGATGTGGCACAATTGCGTAACAGTTCTGCACAGGCAAGCCGACTAACGCTTCAGCCCTCCATCAGTTACCACCGCACCTTTGATAAACATGATATTTCTGGCTTGTTACTGTACGAGCAGTCATCTTACGAAACTGAATCATTCGGTGCCGGCGTACAAGGTTTTGACTTAACATCACTACATGAATTAAGTCTGGGTAAAGATATCATGGGCAAAGAAAAGAAGAAGGCCATCAATGGTGGAAGTTATATCTTTAACCGGGCTGGATTTGTTGGCCGTATCAACTATGCATACGATGGCAAATACTTGCTTGAATTAGCTGCACGTTACGATGGTTCTGTTCGCTTCCCAAAAGAAAACAGGTGGGGCTTCTTCCCAGCAGCATCATTTGGATGGAGAATATCAGAGGAGTCATTCTTCGAACCGCTCAAGGGCTTTGTAGAAAACTTGAAGATCAGAGGCTCGGCAGGTGTGCTTGGTAATGACCGTATCGGTGACTTTCAATATCTGAATCTCATGGTCCCAAATCCGCCTACGCTCTACGTTGGCGATAGAGAGTACATCTCTATTTACTCGAAAGGTAACGTAAACCGAAACATTACATGGGAGAAGACCAGAACCTACAATATTGGTTTCGACCTGTTGTTGAACAAGGGAATTTTTGGAATGGAATTTGACTATTTCTATAAACTTACAAATGACATCTTAATCTCCAGTGGTGGTATCTATCCTCCTTCATTGGGAGGCAACTTCCCCAGCATAATTAATGGTGGAAAAGTGAGCAACAGAGGCTTTGAACTTGTATTGACCCATCAAAACAACATTGATCAATTCCATTATAACCTCAGAGGCAATGTAAGCTGGTCAAGAAACAAAGTCTTGCGAATGAACGAAAGCCCAAATGTACCAGACTATCAAAGACGCACAGGAAGAAAAATGGGTGAGAAAATGGGATTTATCACCGAAGGCTTGTATCAAAATGAAGAGGATATCATCAACTCTCCTACACTGAGTCACTTAGGCAAAAGCCAAATCCGTCCTGGAGACATCCAATATAGGGACTTAAATCATGACGGTAAAATAGATAGACTTCAGGATTATACGTTCATTGGTAACAGCAATCTCCCTGAACTGTTTTACGGTTTGAGCATTGGAGCGTCGTGGAAAGGCTTCGACTTCTCCATGTTGTTCCAAGGAGCAGCCATCACAGATGTTTTCTTGAGCGGAGTATATGGAAATGGTTCCGTTGATGCTACCATTTTTACCAGACCATTCCACGGTTTGGGCAACTCACCATATTTCTTGATTGAAAATAGTTGGACGCCAGAAAATCGTAATGCCGAATTTACCCGTTTGTCTACCAATGCTGCCGAAATGGGCAACTGCAACGGATGGGCTTCTGACTGGTGGATAAGAGATGGCAGTTATCTTCGACTGAAGAATATCCAATTAGGATATACACTGAAAAACAGTTTCATTCACCGAATCGGCTTAGACAACATTCGTCTTACGCTCACAGGAGGAAATCTGTTTACATGGTCAAAACTGACGAAATACAACATTGACCCCGAAACTCCTGAAATAACCAATGGTTATTATCCTCAACAGCGTACTTATGAGTTTGGCATCAATTTCACATTCTAA
- a CDS encoding LptF/LptG family permease, with the protein MKSFKTRRRHRRLLKAGRWMRRHFAWLTLWMAWLGRKLSFLRILNPNKYIRRIDWYIIKKFIGTYIYSIALIIAIAIVFDFNENLSKFTEYHAPARAIIFDFYANFIPYYSNLFSPLFVFIAVIFFTSKLAGNSEIIAMLASGISFKRLMRPYMLSCVLIASLSYYLSAYVIPHGTVIRQNFESMYRNSKKRTAADNVQLQVGKGVIAYIQHYDNKTKRGYGFSLDKFENKKLVSHMTAMEIQYDTIADSKYHWNVTGWKIRQLKGLREHITSGADLDTLIQMEPTDLVYSKGQQETFTSPELKDYITKQVDRGSSNVVQYQVEYHKRIASSFASFILTIIGFSLSARKRKGGMGLYLGLGLALSSLYIMLQTVSATFAINANAPPILAAWIPNIIFALVAYFCYRNAPN; encoded by the coding sequence ATGAAGAGTTTCAAGACCCGCAGACGACACCGGCGATTGCTCAAGGCAGGCAGATGGATGAGACGGCACTTTGCATGGCTCACCCTATGGATGGCATGGCTGGGCAGAAAACTGAGTTTTTTGCGCATTCTGAACCCAAACAAGTACATCCGAAGGATAGACTGGTACATCATCAAGAAATTCATTGGAACGTACATCTACTCCATCGCGCTGATTATTGCCATCGCCATTGTGTTCGACTTCAACGAGAACTTGTCAAAGTTTACTGAATACCATGCGCCGGCAAGAGCCATCATCTTTGACTTTTATGCCAACTTCATCCCGTATTACTCCAACCTGTTCAGTCCGCTGTTCGTGTTCATTGCGGTGATTTTCTTCACCTCCAAGCTGGCCGGCAACTCGGAGATTATCGCCATGTTGGCATCGGGCATCTCGTTCAAGCGACTGATGCGGCCCTACATGCTCTCGTGCGTGCTCATCGCATCACTGTCTTATTACCTCAGTGCTTACGTCATTCCGCACGGCACCGTGATACGGCAGAACTTTGAGAGCATGTACCGAAACAGCAAGAAACGAACAGCTGCCGACAACGTTCAGCTGCAAGTGGGCAAAGGAGTCATTGCCTACATACAGCACTACGACAACAAGACCAAGCGCGGATATGGCTTCTCGTTGGACAAGTTTGAAAACAAGAAGTTGGTGAGCCACATGACAGCGATGGAAATTCAGTACGACACCATTGCCGATTCGAAGTATCACTGGAACGTAACCGGATGGAAAATCAGACAACTAAAGGGTCTTCGTGAACACATCACCAGTGGAGCCGACCTTGACACCCTCATCCAGATGGAGCCAACCGATCTGGTGTACTCCAAGGGACAGCAAGAAACGTTTACCAGTCCGGAACTGAAAGATTACATCACCAAGCAGGTGGACAGAGGATCGAGCAACGTGGTACAATACCAAGTGGAGTACCACAAGCGCATCGCCTCGTCGTTTGCGTCGTTCATCCTCACCATCATCGGTTTTTCATTGTCGGCCAGGAAGCGAAAAGGAGGCATGGGACTGTACCTCGGTTTGGGGCTGGCACTGAGCTCTTTGTACATCATGCTGCAAACCGTTTCGGCCACCTTCGCCATCAATGCCAACGCACCTCCCATCTTGGCAGCGTGGATACCGAACATTATTTTTGCCTTGGTGGCCTACTTCTGTTACCGCAATGCACCGAATTGA
- the lon gene encoding endopeptidase La, which produces MSKKNNPSIQMIADFEGDISNLFHVETEGDVPILATRNMVMFPGVLCPILIGRENSLKLIEKAKKAPNTIFAIFCQRDADVEEPHQKDLYAYGVYARLVRVLEMPGHGQNVTAIIQAMGRCKLEKVTKTKPFLQGLTTIAPEVLPEPNDEEYQTAAEDFRKQTIEYIKENDDIADEAQFALNNIQNNILSINYMCTNMPFTNEDKMSMLEANSMNERIMISLKVLNKEMQLLELKKQIRTKTREDLDEQQREYFLQQQIKNIKEELGNGEGSPERRDLEAKAKKKKWTTEVRDTFYKELEKLEMYNPQSPEYSVQLNYLQTMVNLPWGEYTADNLNLQRAQRTLDRDHYGMEKVKERILEYMAVLQLRGNLKSPILCLYGPPGVGKTSLGKSIASAMKRKYVRISLGGVHDESEIRGHRRTYIGAMPGRIIKSLQKAGSSNPVFILDEIDKVTQNTINGDPSSALLEVLDPEQNNAFHDNYLDVDYDLSHVMFIATANDLNTIPRPLLDRMEIIEVSGYITEEKIEIAKRHLVPRELKNTGLDTNEPKIKFNKASLEKIIEQYTRESGVRQLEKQINKALRKMAFNKAMDGELTYTDITPEKLESLLGKPPFYRDIYQGNDYAGVVTGLAWTSVGGEILFIETSLSKGKPGKLTLTGNLGDVMKESAVIALEYVKAHVDALDIDYRLFEQWNIHIHVPEGATPKDGPSAGITIATSIASALTQRKVRKNTAMTGEITLRGKVLPVGGIKEKILAAKRAGITDIVMCKENKKDIDEIPEKYLKGVEFHYVENVQQVWDFALTNERVEHPVDLTIQELPDKTASDPHTVLL; this is translated from the coding sequence ATGAGTAAAAAGAACAATCCATCTATCCAGATGATTGCCGATTTCGAAGGAGATATTTCAAATCTCTTTCATGTAGAAACAGAAGGCGACGTGCCCATCTTAGCAACACGCAACATGGTGATGTTTCCCGGCGTGCTCTGCCCCATTCTCATTGGTCGCGAAAACAGCCTGAAACTGATTGAAAAAGCCAAGAAAGCCCCCAATACCATATTCGCCATATTCTGCCAAAGAGATGCAGATGTGGAAGAACCGCATCAAAAAGACTTGTACGCTTACGGTGTGTACGCCCGATTGGTGCGCGTGCTGGAAATGCCGGGACACGGACAAAACGTCACGGCCATCATTCAGGCGATGGGACGCTGCAAGCTGGAAAAGGTCACCAAGACCAAACCTTTCTTGCAGGGATTGACGACTATTGCCCCAGAGGTATTGCCCGAACCGAACGATGAGGAATACCAAACGGCCGCAGAGGACTTTCGCAAGCAAACCATCGAGTACATCAAAGAGAACGATGATATCGCCGACGAGGCACAGTTTGCCTTGAACAACATCCAGAACAACATTCTGAGCATCAACTACATGTGCACCAACATGCCTTTCACCAACGAGGATAAGATGAGCATGTTGGAGGCCAACTCGATGAACGAGCGCATCATGATTTCGCTGAAAGTGCTGAACAAGGAAATGCAGCTGCTGGAACTGAAAAAACAGATTCGCACGAAAACGCGTGAGGATCTGGATGAACAGCAGCGCGAATACTTCCTGCAACAGCAAATCAAGAACATCAAAGAGGAACTGGGCAACGGTGAGGGTTCGCCCGAGCGTCGTGATTTGGAGGCGAAAGCCAAGAAAAAGAAATGGACGACCGAGGTGCGCGACACTTTTTACAAAGAGCTGGAGAAGCTGGAGATGTACAATCCACAAAGTCCGGAGTACAGCGTACAGCTGAATTACCTGCAAACCATGGTCAACCTACCCTGGGGAGAATACACGGCTGATAATCTCAACCTGCAGCGCGCGCAGCGCACCTTGGACCGTGACCACTATGGCATGGAAAAGGTGAAGGAACGCATTTTGGAATACATGGCCGTGCTGCAATTGCGCGGTAACCTCAAGTCGCCCATCCTGTGTCTGTACGGACCGCCGGGCGTGGGCAAGACCAGTTTGGGTAAGAGCATCGCCTCGGCCATGAAACGCAAGTATGTGCGCATCTCGTTAGGAGGCGTACACGACGAATCGGAGATACGCGGACACCGCCGAACCTATATCGGCGCCATGCCCGGCCGCATCATCAAGAGCTTGCAGAAGGCGGGTTCTTCCAACCCCGTGTTCATCCTCGATGAGATTGACAAGGTGACGCAGAACACCATCAACGGCGACCCATCCTCGGCATTGCTCGAGGTTTTGGACCCTGAACAGAACAACGCCTTCCACGACAACTACCTGGATGTAGACTATGACCTGTCGCATGTGATGTTCATCGCCACGGCCAACGACCTCAACACCATTCCTCGTCCTTTGCTGGATCGTATGGAGATTATCGAGGTGAGCGGCTACATCACGGAAGAAAAGATTGAGATTGCCAAGCGACACCTGGTGCCAAGGGAACTCAAGAACACCGGACTGGACACCAACGAACCCAAAATCAAGTTCAACAAGGCATCACTGGAGAAGATTATCGAGCAATATACCCGTGAAAGCGGCGTGCGACAGCTGGAAAAACAAATCAACAAGGCCCTGCGGAAGATGGCGTTCAACAAGGCCATGGACGGTGAGCTGACCTACACGGACATCACGCCCGAGAAGCTGGAGTCGCTGCTGGGCAAGCCGCCTTTCTATCGCGATATCTACCAGGGCAACGACTATGCCGGCGTGGTGACAGGCTTGGCATGGACCAGTGTGGGCGGAGAGATTCTCTTCATCGAGACCTCGCTGAGTAAAGGAAAGCCCGGCAAGCTCACTTTGACAGGTAACTTGGGCGACGTGATGAAAGAGTCGGCCGTGATTGCGCTTGAATATGTCAAGGCGCATGTGGACGCTCTGGACATCGACTACCGTCTGTTTGAACAGTGGAACATACACATCCACGTGCCGGAAGGAGCCACACCGAAGGACGGTCCGTCGGCCGGAATCACCATCGCCACATCCATTGCCTCGGCGCTCACACAGCGCAAGGTGCGCAAGAACACGGCCATGACGGGTGAAATCACCCTCCGTGGCAAGGTTCTGCCCGTGGGTGGCATCAAGGAGAAGATACTGGCGGCCAAGCGCGCAGGCATCACCGACATCGTGATGTGCAAGGAGAATAAGAAGGATATTGACGAGATTCCGGAGAAATACCTCAAGGGAGTAGAGTTCCACTATGTGGAAAACGTGCAACAGGTATGGGACTTTGCCCTGACCAACGAGCGCGTGGAGCATCCTGTGGACCTGACCATCCAGGAACTTCCCGACAAGACCGCCAGCGATCCGCACACCGTTCTGCTGTAA
- the tgt gene encoding tRNA guanosine(34) transglycosylase Tgt — protein sequence MTFELQHTDPSSDARAGLITTAHGQIKTPIFMPVGTAGTVKAVHFRELKEQINAQIILGNTYHLYLRPGLDILKAAGGLHKFNGWDRPILTDSGGFQVFSLTGIRKLREEGCEFRSHIDGSKHFFSPESVMDTERIIGADIMMAFDECPPGDCDYQYAKTSLVMTHRWLDRCIKRFNETQPLYGYDQCLFPIVQGAAYKDLREESAKYIADKGADGNAIGGLAVGEPTEVMYEMIEVVNAILPKDKPRYLMGVGTPQNILEGIERGVDMFDCVMPTRNGRNAMLFTYEGTMNMRNKKWENDFTPIDPNGCDTDQLCTKAYLHHLFKAKEYLALQIASIHNLAFYLRLVTDARKHIQQGDFSTWKRGIIEQLGRRI from the coding sequence ATGACATTTGAACTGCAACATACAGACCCATCATCGGACGCACGGGCAGGCCTGATTACCACGGCGCACGGGCAGATTAAGACACCTATCTTCATGCCTGTGGGTACGGCTGGAACGGTAAAAGCCGTGCATTTCAGGGAACTGAAAGAGCAAATCAACGCGCAAATCATTCTGGGCAACACGTATCACCTGTACCTCCGACCGGGACTGGACATACTGAAGGCCGCAGGAGGATTGCACAAGTTCAATGGCTGGGATCGCCCCATCCTGACCGACTCGGGAGGGTTTCAAGTGTTCTCGCTCACCGGTATCCGCAAACTGCGTGAGGAGGGTTGCGAATTTCGGTCGCACATTGACGGTTCCAAGCATTTCTTCTCGCCCGAAAGCGTGATGGACACCGAGCGCATCATCGGCGCCGACATCATGATGGCGTTTGATGAATGCCCGCCCGGCGACTGCGACTACCAATACGCCAAGACAAGTTTGGTCATGACACACCGCTGGCTGGATCGTTGCATCAAGCGGTTCAACGAAACGCAGCCGCTGTATGGTTACGACCAGTGCCTCTTTCCCATCGTGCAGGGAGCGGCGTACAAGGATCTTCGGGAAGAATCGGCAAAATACATTGCAGATAAAGGAGCAGACGGCAACGCCATCGGTGGCCTGGCCGTAGGAGAACCCACGGAGGTGATGTACGAGATGATTGAGGTGGTGAACGCCATTTTGCCGAAAGACAAGCCACGCTACCTCATGGGCGTGGGCACGCCACAGAACATTCTTGAAGGCATCGAGCGGGGCGTCGACATGTTCGACTGCGTAATGCCTACCCGCAACGGACGCAACGCCATGCTGTTTACCTACGAGGGCACCATGAACATGCGCAACAAGAAATGGGAAAACGATTTCACCCCCATTGATCCCAACGGATGCGACACCGACCAGCTTTGTACCAAGGCCTACCTGCACCATTTGTTCAAGGCAAAGGAGTATTTGGCACTGCAGATAGCGTCCATTCACAATCTGGCCTTCTATCTTAGGTTGGTGACCGATGCGCGCAAGCACATCCAGCAAGGCGACTTCAGCACATGGAAGCGGGGCATCATCGAGCAGTTAGGACGAAGAATTTAA
- a CDS encoding DUF4855 domain-containing protein has translation MRTNILLKNKRFLSVGIILLLASTLTSCASPDPSNDKNDRNISFKTKPFEREKNVFHHAVPQHTVLIYSGGAHRPFQWDAEHFDPYLAGKVDGKEKWLFDGFLFLEILDGHGRGFASGYQKQAARKEEWEKLLSGYFKKGNAIAALNEQAKAVKERIGASKAGKRKIILVIPEPIPNQTDWGEINGKKVVFTDQNDRLSACKWYIDRAEQLFKDSHLTELELVGFYWLAEEATNTRHLVNQVSEYLDKKGYDFYWIPYFYADGYNEWQHLGFNVPYYQPNYFFDEKHPYSRLQETCDRAAKYGMNLEVEFDDRALASQKNWGYRLRDYLDVFEKNSAFNSLKIAYYQGNDTFYKLAKSDHPADQTLYKRLVKLIAK, from the coding sequence ATGAGAACAAATATCCTGCTAAAAAACAAGAGATTTCTTTCGGTAGGTATCATTTTGCTACTTGCAAGTACACTCACATCTTGCGCATCACCAGATCCTTCAAACGACAAGAATGACAGGAACATCAGTTTCAAAACCAAGCCATTTGAACGCGAAAAGAACGTATTTCACCATGCTGTACCTCAACACACGGTTTTAATATATAGTGGTGGAGCTCATCGGCCTTTCCAATGGGATGCGGAACATTTTGATCCTTACCTAGCCGGCAAGGTTGATGGTAAAGAAAAATGGCTGTTCGATGGGTTTTTATTTTTAGAAATATTGGACGGCCATGGGCGCGGATTTGCTTCTGGCTATCAGAAACAAGCAGCGAGGAAAGAAGAATGGGAGAAGTTGTTGAGTGGCTATTTTAAGAAAGGTAATGCCATTGCGGCGTTGAATGAACAGGCAAAGGCGGTTAAAGAACGGATAGGAGCAAGCAAGGCTGGAAAACGGAAAATAATATTGGTAATTCCAGAGCCCATCCCTAATCAAACTGATTGGGGTGAGATTAATGGTAAGAAAGTAGTTTTCACGGACCAAAACGATCGTTTGTCTGCGTGCAAGTGGTACATTGATCGCGCAGAGCAGTTGTTTAAGGACAGCCACTTAACCGAATTGGAATTGGTTGGGTTTTATTGGTTGGCTGAGGAGGCAACTAACACACGCCACCTGGTGAATCAAGTATCTGAATACCTTGACAAGAAAGGATATGACTTTTATTGGATACCTTACTTTTATGCGGATGGGTATAATGAATGGCAACACCTGGGATTCAACGTACCCTATTATCAACCAAACTATTTCTTCGACGAAAAGCATCCTTACAGCAGGTTACAAGAAACTTGTGACAGAGCGGCCAAATACGGCATGAACTTGGAAGTGGAGTTTGATGATAGAGCATTGGCTTCCCAAAAGAATTGGGGCTATCGTTTAAGAGACTATCTGGATGTATTTGAGAAAAATAGTGCGTTTAATTCCTTGAAAATCGCCTACTATCAAGGGAATGACACCTTTTACAAATTAGCGAAGTCGGATCATCCAGCAGATCAAACGCTATATAAACGACTGGTGAAACTCATTGCAAAGTAA
- a CDS encoding DEAD/DEAH box helicase — MKFEELELNNNVLDALYDMRFDTCTPVQEKCIPEILKGRDVLGVAQTGTGKTAAYLLPIMSKIDSGNYPEDAINCLIMSPTRELAQQIDQAMQGFGYYLQGVSSVAVYGGNDGNRYDQELKSLRMGADVVIATPGRFISHMSLGNVDLSKVSFFVLDEADRMLDMGFSEDIMTIAKGLPKTCQTIMFSATMPDKINELARTLLKNPVEVKLAVSKPAEKIKQTAYVCHETQKLGIIKKIFKQGDLKRVIIFCGAKQKVKQVSQALQRMKINCGEMHSDLDQAQRDEVMFQFKSGQIDVLVATDILSRGIDIDDIAMVINYDVPHDAEDYVHRIGRTARADRDGAAITLVSKDDIYYFQQIEKFLEKEVEKVELPEELGEAPDYTADGKPQRKRSSAKSVRRKNRDQTAHKRKPRRNKNEQRPKEVDAKSEQTNEKQAQERSKTADKQPAKNRQKSNKRNNNRRKQQNNTDGAGTQRNKQRNDKRQAIDNKTGDKQVQPQANTKNKRRRKPNNNRKTQREDPHNGRRKFEPAKTEAKPESGISAIIKKPLKWLKSLGKK, encoded by the coding sequence ATGAAGTTTGAAGAATTAGAATTAAACAATAATGTATTAGACGCATTATACGACATGCGCTTTGACACTTGCACACCCGTACAAGAAAAGTGTATACCCGAAATACTTAAAGGACGTGACGTGCTGGGTGTGGCACAGACCGGAACCGGAAAGACGGCAGCTTACCTGCTGCCCATCATGAGCAAGATAGACAGTGGAAACTACCCAGAAGATGCCATCAACTGCCTTATTATGTCGCCAACGCGCGAACTAGCCCAGCAAATAGACCAGGCCATGCAGGGCTTTGGCTATTATCTGCAAGGCGTAAGCAGCGTGGCTGTGTATGGCGGGAACGATGGAAACCGGTACGACCAGGAACTGAAAAGCCTCCGCATGGGTGCCGACGTGGTGATTGCAACGCCGGGTCGCTTCATCAGTCACATGAGTTTGGGCAACGTAGACCTGAGCAAAGTGAGCTTCTTCGTGTTGGATGAGGCCGACCGCATGCTGGACATGGGCTTTTCGGAAGACATCATGACCATTGCTAAGGGCTTGCCGAAGACATGCCAGACCATTATGTTCTCGGCAACAATGCCTGACAAGATTAACGAGCTGGCAAGAACATTGCTTAAAAATCCCGTTGAGGTGAAATTGGCTGTGAGCAAACCAGCCGAGAAAATTAAACAGACCGCCTATGTATGTCATGAGACTCAGAAGCTGGGCATCATCAAGAAAATCTTCAAACAAGGTGACTTGAAGCGCGTCATCATCTTCTGTGGAGCCAAACAAAAGGTGAAACAAGTGAGCCAGGCACTGCAACGCATGAAAATCAATTGTGGCGAGATGCACTCCGATCTGGACCAGGCTCAGCGCGACGAGGTGATGTTCCAATTCAAGAGTGGACAGATTGACGTGCTTGTAGCCACGGATATTTTGTCAAGAGGCATTGACATCGACGACATTGCCATGGTCATCAATTACGATGTACCTCACGACGCGGAAGACTATGTACACCGCATTGGCCGTACAGCCCGTGCAGACCGTGACGGAGCGGCTATCACGCTGGTTAGCAAAGACGACATCTACTACTTCCAACAGATAGAAAAGTTCCTTGAAAAAGAGGTGGAAAAGGTTGAACTGCCTGAAGAACTGGGCGAGGCACCTGACTATACTGCCGATGGAAAGCCACAGCGCAAACGCTCTTCTGCCAAATCAGTTCGCCGGAAAAACCGTGACCAAACGGCACACAAGCGCAAGCCGCGTCGGAATAAAAACGAGCAACGCCCCAAGGAGGTAGATGCCAAAAGTGAGCAAACAAACGAAAAGCAAGCGCAAGAACGCAGTAAGACAGCGGATAAGCAGCCTGCAAAGAATCGCCAAAAGAGTAACAAACGCAACAACAATAGGCGTAAACAGCAAAACAACACTGACGGAGCTGGAACGCAACGTAATAAGCAACGCAATGACAAACGACAAGCGATTGACAACAAAACTGGAGACAAACAGGTGCAACCGCAAGCCAATACGAAGAACAAGCGTCGCAGAAAACCCAACAACAACCGTAAAACGCAACGCGAAGACCCACACAATGGCAGAAGAAAGTTTGAACCTGCAAAGACCGAGGCCAAACCAGAGAGTGGCATTTCAGCCATCATCAAGAAACCACTAAAATGGCTCAAGTCGCTCGGAAAGAAATAA